From Psychroflexus torquis ATCC 700755, the proteins below share one genomic window:
- a CDS encoding T9SS type A sorting domain-containing protein, whose product MIDMLGRDIKTFSASQITHGLDVSGVDVGNYFVQFTTVDDRQFVKRLIVK is encoded by the coding sequence TTGATTGATATGCTGGGTCGAGACATTAAGACCTTCTCAGCTAGTCAAATAACTCATGGTCTTGATGTTTCAGGTGTGGATGTCGGTAATTATTTTGTTCAGTTTACAACAGTGGATGACCGACAATTTGTAAAGCGATTAATTGTGAAGTAA
- a CDS encoding IS4-like element ISPto3 family transposase — protein sequence MLQHEYIAKVQEIKGKFNKVWFNSDYLRAHLNILGFNRIKKQFSWCKKAGFSFEDLIATLLILPLIGINSIYGLTTDKDPELNKCGKDSYYRILANQKINWRAFLAQFVKQYLLKDELFTPSADPTRCLIFDDTDLSKTGKTIEGVSKIYNHVSKTYYLGFKLLVAGYWNGSVFIPIDFSLHRESKTSRLKYGLTAKQRKAQKKTPRCSKTVAAKRYRELNKKKTDLVVQMFSRVVKRKIPVDYILIDTWFTSVGLLKKLRSICSSTHIIGMYKYNSKIEVRSKVKTLAQLKKQKAKPKRCRKFNYYYHHYIAEIDGLKVALFISKRGKNGKWHTLITTDTSLKFVKAIEVYSIRWSIEVFFKEAKQLFGLGKCQSTNFDVQIAQITIAMTQYLLTSIRYRMEAYETIGGLFKDLKQDYIENKLNIRILAVVNLILTNLEKLVESIDIELITSKIIEDIESYGFLTNTHSFNHQGVK from the coding sequence ATGCTACAACACGAATATATTGCAAAAGTTCAAGAAATAAAAGGGAAGTTTAATAAGGTTTGGTTTAATTCAGACTATTTACGGGCACATCTGAATATTTTAGGCTTCAATAGAATAAAAAAACAATTCAGTTGGTGCAAAAAGGCGGGTTTTTCATTTGAGGATTTGATCGCTACGCTCTTGATTTTGCCCCTTATTGGAATTAATTCTATTTATGGACTTACAACTGACAAAGATCCAGAACTTAATAAATGTGGAAAAGATTCATACTATCGAATCTTGGCAAATCAAAAAATTAATTGGAGAGCTTTTTTGGCCCAGTTTGTAAAGCAATATCTATTGAAAGATGAACTCTTCACCCCCTCAGCAGACCCTACAAGATGCTTGATCTTTGATGATACTGATCTTTCAAAAACAGGAAAGACTATTGAAGGAGTCTCAAAGATCTACAACCATGTGTCAAAGACCTACTATTTAGGTTTCAAGCTACTTGTGGCTGGGTATTGGAATGGAAGTGTTTTTATCCCCATTGATTTTAGTCTGCACCGTGAGAGCAAAACATCAAGATTAAAATATGGTCTAACCGCAAAGCAGCGTAAGGCCCAAAAGAAGACACCAAGATGTAGTAAAACAGTTGCGGCAAAGAGGTATAGGGAACTCAATAAAAAGAAAACAGACCTAGTAGTGCAAATGTTTTCCAGGGTTGTAAAGCGTAAAATTCCTGTAGACTATATTTTAATAGATACCTGGTTTACAAGTGTGGGATTACTTAAAAAGTTACGAAGTATTTGCAGTTCGACCCATATTATTGGAATGTATAAATACAATAGTAAAATTGAAGTCAGATCAAAGGTCAAAACTTTAGCACAACTTAAAAAACAGAAAGCAAAGCCCAAGCGCTGTCGTAAATTCAATTACTACTACCATCATTACATAGCTGAAATTGATGGGCTCAAGGTTGCTCTCTTTATCTCAAAACGTGGGAAGAACGGCAAATGGCACACCTTAATAACCACCGATACATCACTCAAATTTGTAAAAGCAATTGAAGTATATAGTATTCGATGGTCAATTGAAGTCTTTTTTAAAGAAGCCAAGCAGCTCTTTGGCCTTGGAAAGTGTCAGTCTACCAATTTTGATGTCCAGATTGCACAAATAACAATTGCAATGACCCAATATCTGCTTACAAGTATTAGGTACAGAATGGAGGCTTATGAAACCATAGGCGGATTATTTAAAGATTTAAAACAGGATTATATTGAAAATAAGCTGAATATCAGAATATTGGCAGTTGTCAACTTAATTTTAACCAATTTGGAAAAACTAGTAGAATCAATTGATATTGAACTTATTACATCCAAAATAATAGAGGATATTGAGAGTTATGGGTTTCTAACAAATACCCATAGCTTTAATCATCAAGGTGTTAAGTGA